A window of the Synechococcus sp. M16.1 genome harbors these coding sequences:
- a CDS encoding ligase-associated DNA damage response DEXH box helicase, with protein MAASEKKAKAKARPKPTTNDPRLEPIHAWFAQRNWTPLPFQQQTWSAYLAGRNGLIQVPTGSGKTFAAVMGPIARMLAEEEPLKGIRLLYITPLRALSRDLSLAIREPIEAMGWPIRVGIRNGDSSSSERTKQLKAPPQILVTTPESLALLLSNAKAEELFGQLETVILDEWHELMGSKRGSQTELCLSWLRQLRPQLQTWAISATIGNLEQAARHALGTASEPQLIGGAPARSTEIQSILPETIDGFPWAGHLGLRMYEELVARLNPGISTLLFTNTRNQSERWHQCLRFACPEMEEGLALHHSAIDRSEREAIEASVKAGGIRWVVCTSSLDLGVDFQPVEQVVQIGSPKNLARLLQRAGRSAHLPGGTSQVLFMPTNALELLELSAVRRGLAEGLVEQRKPPKAPLDVLLQHLTGLACGPGFHPEQTLQAVRSCAAYAELSQEDWDWCMLFLEQGGECLGAYPRYRKLEWEETSQRYRVREKAIARLHRLNVGTITAAPAITVRFIRGAVLGHVEESFISQLKPKDVFFFSGRQLEFVRLRDMTAYVKVSTKKTRAVPAWAGGQMALSDLLTHHLRLEVDRASRGDLDNAELQALKPLFDRQQDISVLPSVGQLLIETCRTREGTHLFAFPFEGRFVHEGIGFLWASRLTRLERGTITVSVNDYGFELLAPKSYPMAELLEDHIDLLLDRQKLERDLKNALNLSELQRRRFRAIAQIAGLMNRGFPGSSKSTGQLQISASLLFDVFNRHEPNNRLLLQAQQEVLDDQLEISRLEAALERAASQEWLHVETPRPSPLAFPLLVERLNNRMSNESVLERVQRMKEEAIRREG; from the coding sequence ATGGCAGCTTCAGAAAAGAAGGCAAAAGCGAAGGCGAGGCCAAAGCCAACAACCAACGACCCTCGCTTGGAGCCGATTCATGCCTGGTTCGCGCAAAGGAACTGGACGCCGCTGCCGTTTCAGCAGCAGACCTGGAGCGCCTATCTGGCGGGGCGGAATGGCTTGATCCAAGTGCCCACAGGGTCCGGCAAAACCTTCGCCGCCGTGATGGGACCGATCGCGCGGATGTTGGCGGAGGAGGAGCCGTTGAAGGGAATACGACTGCTCTACATCACGCCCTTGCGGGCCCTCAGTCGCGACTTGTCGCTGGCGATCCGCGAACCGATCGAGGCGATGGGCTGGCCGATTCGGGTGGGCATCCGCAATGGCGACAGCAGCAGCAGCGAACGCACCAAACAGCTCAAGGCACCACCACAGATTCTGGTGACGACTCCAGAGTCCCTCGCCCTGCTGCTGAGCAATGCCAAGGCCGAAGAGCTGTTTGGCCAACTCGAGACGGTGATCCTCGATGAATGGCACGAGTTGATGGGCAGCAAACGGGGCAGTCAGACGGAGCTGTGCCTGAGCTGGTTGCGCCAGCTGCGCCCCCAGCTCCAGACCTGGGCCATCAGTGCCACCATCGGCAACCTCGAGCAGGCAGCGCGCCATGCCCTGGGAACGGCAAGTGAGCCACAGCTGATCGGGGGCGCTCCTGCCCGCAGCACGGAGATTCAGAGCATCCTTCCGGAGACGATCGATGGCTTCCCCTGGGCCGGACACCTCGGGTTGCGGATGTACGAGGAGCTGGTGGCACGTCTCAATCCCGGCATCAGCACCTTGCTGTTCACCAACACCCGCAATCAGTCGGAGCGTTGGCACCAGTGTCTGCGCTTCGCCTGCCCGGAAATGGAAGAGGGATTGGCCCTCCACCACAGCGCCATTGATCGCAGCGAGCGGGAAGCGATCGAAGCCTCCGTGAAGGCCGGCGGCATTCGTTGGGTGGTCTGCACCAGCTCCCTGGACCTCGGGGTGGACTTCCAACCCGTGGAACAGGTGGTGCAGATCGGAAGCCCGAAGAATCTGGCGCGGCTGCTGCAGCGGGCGGGGCGGTCAGCGCACTTGCCCGGCGGAACATCCCAGGTGCTGTTCATGCCCACCAATGCGCTCGAGCTGCTCGAACTCAGTGCTGTGCGTCGGGGACTGGCGGAGGGGCTGGTGGAACAACGCAAGCCGCCGAAAGCCCCTCTGGATGTGCTGCTGCAGCACCTCACGGGATTGGCCTGCGGCCCTGGCTTCCATCCGGAGCAGACCTTGCAGGCCGTGCGCAGCTGTGCCGCCTACGCCGAGCTGAGCCAGGAGGATTGGGACTGGTGCATGCTGTTTCTGGAGCAGGGCGGAGAGTGCCTCGGTGCCTACCCCCGCTACCGCAAGCTCGAGTGGGAGGAGACAAGCCAGCGCTACCGGGTTCGCGAGAAGGCCATCGCCCGGCTGCACCGTCTCAACGTTGGAACGATCACGGCCGCACCAGCGATCACCGTGCGCTTTATTCGTGGTGCCGTGCTCGGACATGTAGAGGAGAGCTTCATCAGCCAGCTGAAGCCGAAGGATGTGTTCTTCTTCTCCGGCCGCCAGCTGGAATTCGTGCGGCTGCGCGACATGACCGCCTACGTGAAGGTGAGCACCAAGAAAACGCGCGCGGTGCCTGCCTGGGCTGGGGGGCAGATGGCTCTCTCCGATCTGCTGACCCATCACCTGCGTCTTGAGGTGGACCGCGCCAGCCGTGGTGATCTCGACAACGCTGAACTTCAGGCTCTGAAGCCCCTGTTTGATCGGCAACAGGACATCTCGGTGTTGCCATCAGTGGGGCAGCTGCTGATTGAGACCTGTCGCACCCGGGAAGGCACACACCTGTTTGCCTTCCCCTTTGAAGGGCGGTTCGTGCATGAGGGCATCGGCTTCCTCTGGGCATCGCGGCTCACCCGTCTGGAGCGGGGCACGATCACGGTGTCGGTGAACGACTACGGCTTTGAGCTGTTGGCACCGAAGAGCTACCCCATGGCGGAGTTGCTGGAAGACCACATCGATCTGCTGCTCGATCGTCAAAAGCTGGAGCGGGATCTGAAGAACGCACTGAATCTTTCCGAGCTGCAACGGCGACGCTTCCGCGCCATCGCCCAGATCGCAGGCCTGATGAACCGGGGATTCCCGGGATCGAGCAAAAGCACCGGTCAGCTTCAGATCAGTGCATCGCTGCTGTTCGATGTGTTCAACCGCCATGAGCCGAACAACCGCTTGCTGCTGCAGGCGCAGCAGGAGGTGCTCGATGACCAGTTGGAGATCTCACGCCTGGAGGCGGCCTTGGAACGCGCTGCAAGCCAGGAATGGCTGCACGTTGAAACTCCGCGGCCCAGCCCATTGGCCTTCCCACTGCTGGTGGAACGGCTGAACAACAGGATGAGCAATGAATCCGTTTTGGAGCGGGTTCAGCGGATGAAAGAAGAGGCGATCAGGCGCGAGGGGTAG
- a CDS encoding PfkB family carbohydrate kinase, producing the protein MGSSCFERPLSSASALPPLRLAVVGHVEWVEFLAVDQLPRPGAIGHALKTLQEPAGGGAVVAVQMARLQQQPVQFFTALGRDSVGEACVKRLEDLGLEVHVAWREVPTRRGVSMVDGEGDRAITVIGERLTPSLDDDLPWNALGECDGLFVTAADAPLLKACRSAAVLAATPRVRLPVLQQAGVPLDALIGSGLDPGERVESGQLNPAPHTVIRTEGAAGGVSYPGGRYDPSPLPGPLVESYGCGDSFAAGVVTGLAARWPLAKAIALGAQCGAACATRFGPYG; encoded by the coding sequence ATGGGGTCCAGCTGTTTTGAACGGCCCTTGTCTTCCGCCTCAGCTCTGCCGCCTCTACGCCTGGCCGTTGTGGGTCACGTCGAATGGGTGGAATTTCTGGCGGTGGATCAGTTGCCCCGTCCCGGAGCCATTGGCCATGCCTTGAAGACCCTGCAGGAGCCTGCTGGCGGTGGAGCCGTCGTTGCGGTGCAGATGGCACGGTTGCAGCAGCAACCCGTCCAGTTCTTTACGGCTCTAGGTCGCGATTCGGTTGGAGAAGCCTGCGTCAAGCGACTCGAGGATCTGGGCCTTGAGGTTCATGTCGCCTGGAGGGAGGTGCCAACCCGTCGGGGCGTGAGCATGGTTGATGGTGAGGGGGATCGGGCGATCACGGTGATCGGCGAGCGGCTGACCCCATCACTGGATGACGACCTTCCCTGGAACGCCCTTGGCGAATGCGACGGCCTGTTCGTCACGGCCGCTGATGCTCCTTTGTTGAAAGCCTGCCGTTCTGCTGCAGTTTTGGCGGCGACCCCGCGCGTTCGTTTGCCCGTGCTTCAGCAGGCCGGTGTGCCCCTCGATGCCTTGATTGGCAGTGGCCTTGATCCAGGTGAACGGGTGGAGTCGGGGCAGTTGAACCCAGCTCCCCACACAGTGATTCGCACGGAAGGTGCCGCAGGCGGTGTTAGTTATCCAGGCGGCCGCTATGACCCATCACCCCTTCCGGGGCCCTTGGTCGAGAGTTATGGCTGCGGTGACAGCTTTGCGGCAGGCGTGGTCACGGGTCTTGCGGCGCGCTGGCCCCTGGCGAAGGCCATCGCTTTGGGTGCCCAGTGTGGTGCCGCCTGTGCGACGCGATTTGGGCCCTATGGATAA
- a CDS encoding DUF1543 domain-containing protein, with product MSSAKKLFLVVLGGRCKGCHVEQHDVRWVVGETIDATLPALRQEWIGLRRGLHIDSYRCIDHVDGYRVEVVERAQDPSSTDGPQLWFVNLGAYDPTSMAEQHAFGVIVARSSASAKARARQRWLNGQEQVHKDDLHPVEMDSALDDLLPIHGNGQWDLKLIADGQVDDGPAHPDWYGYWKI from the coding sequence ATGAGCAGCGCCAAGAAGCTGTTCCTGGTGGTGCTGGGGGGCCGTTGCAAGGGCTGCCATGTGGAGCAGCACGATGTGCGCTGGGTCGTGGGCGAGACCATCGACGCAACGCTGCCGGCGCTGCGGCAGGAATGGATCGGCCTCCGCCGTGGCTTGCACATCGACAGCTACCGCTGCATCGACCATGTCGATGGCTATCGCGTTGAGGTTGTTGAGCGAGCGCAGGATCCATCCAGTACTGACGGTCCGCAGCTGTGGTTCGTCAACCTTGGCGCCTATGACCCCACCTCGATGGCAGAACAGCATGCCTTCGGGGTGATCGTGGCCCGGTCTTCAGCCTCCGCCAAGGCGCGGGCACGGCAGCGTTGGCTGAACGGACAAGAGCAGGTGCACAAGGACGATCTTCACCCTGTCGAAATGGACAGCGCGCTCGATGATCTGCTGCCGATTCACGGCAATGGCCAGTGGGACTTGAAACTGATCGCGGATGGCCAAGTTGACGACGGCCCAGCCCATCCCGATTGGTACGGCTACTGGAAGATCTGA
- a CDS encoding molecular chaperone DnaJ, with protein sequence MACFGDQLVQETKGFGGQATSAKRKSSKKRKPGTSNHRRDQCPMGRDPGLEAIQARQCLGLPLTGRLTVAQVKRAHKLLAVQHHPDKGGDPEVMTRFNTARDVLLEPEMEMLAA encoded by the coding sequence GTGGCCTGCTTCGGCGATCAGCTTGTGCAGGAAACGAAAGGGTTTGGGGGTCAGGCCACGTCGGCCAAACGCAAATCCAGCAAGAAGCGCAAGCCGGGAACGTCAAACCATCGCCGTGATCAATGCCCAATGGGGCGCGACCCCGGCCTCGAGGCGATTCAGGCCAGACAGTGCCTCGGCCTGCCGCTCACTGGGCGGTTAACTGTTGCCCAGGTGAAGCGGGCACACAAGCTTCTGGCTGTTCAACACCATCCCGATAAAGGGGGCGACCCTGAGGTGATGACACGGTTCAACACCGCCCGCGATGTGCTGCTTGAGCCCGAGATGGAGATGCTTGCTGCCTGA
- a CDS encoding esterase, protein MCVDSVSNTSRLTQPVVIFGGFLITQEAYRPLADWIDQATGAAVRIVLASKLDWLATSWGFGWRRLLDRVDAAVRELQSQSPTGRVTLIGHSSGGVMLRPYLADQTFLGRRFNGAARCNRLITLGSPHQALRSTRLRARVDREFPGCPEADRVDYVAVAGRLDPLGANASNFSRRSAASSYRQIMGDPDLQGDGLVPLPSALLRDARSIELADTAHGGLFGQSWYGSTDRIERWWSQLGD, encoded by the coding sequence ATGTGCGTTGATTCGGTGAGCAACACGTCTCGCCTCACCCAGCCCGTCGTCATCTTCGGTGGCTTTCTGATCACGCAGGAGGCCTATCGCCCCCTCGCTGATTGGATTGATCAGGCAACCGGCGCTGCGGTGCGCATCGTGCTTGCGTCCAAATTGGATTGGCTGGCCACCAGCTGGGGCTTCGGTTGGCGTCGCCTGCTTGATCGCGTTGATGCCGCTGTGCGTGAGCTTCAAAGCCAGTCGCCCACAGGGCGCGTCACGTTGATTGGTCACAGCTCCGGCGGGGTGATGTTGCGGCCCTATCTGGCTGATCAGACCTTTCTGGGACGCCGTTTCAACGGTGCAGCCCGATGCAATCGCCTGATCACGCTCGGCAGTCCCCATCAGGCTCTGCGTTCCACACGATTGCGGGCTCGTGTGGATCGTGAGTTTCCGGGTTGCCCTGAAGCCGATCGGGTGGACTACGTCGCGGTTGCGGGTCGGCTTGATCCGCTGGGAGCGAATGCATCCAATTTTTCGCGCCGCAGCGCTGCCAGCAGCTATCGCCAGATCATGGGCGACCCGGATCTGCAGGGGGACGGTCTGGTTCCCCTTCCATCAGCCCTGCTGCGGGATGCCCGGTCGATTGAGCTGGCTGATACGGCCCACGGCGGATTGTTCGGCCAAAGCTGGTACGGCTCCACCGATCGCATCGAGCGTTGGTGGTCGCAGCTCGGAGACTGA
- a CDS encoding methyltransferase domain-containing protein, with product MTVVPVLKDSQRFKLDATDDAIFYSEPRFVHHLDAGFRARLAALYRERIPPCAQVLDLMSSWVSHLPDDVSYDNVIGHGLNAEELSANPRLDRHWVQNLNSDQTLPVEDASIDATLIVAGWQYLQQPEPIAAELWRITRPRGQVIVAFSNRMFFTKAPQVWTDGDDGDHLRYVAEVLMAQGWPQPEIVAEDTRAEGVMGLFGGKGDPFFAVVAEKPLY from the coding sequence ATGACGGTTGTTCCTGTTCTGAAGGACTCCCAACGCTTCAAGTTGGATGCCACCGACGACGCGATCTTCTACAGCGAGCCGCGTTTCGTTCACCATCTGGATGCGGGTTTTCGTGCTCGGCTGGCGGCCCTCTACCGCGAGCGCATTCCTCCCTGTGCCCAGGTGCTGGATCTGATGAGCAGTTGGGTGAGCCACCTGCCGGACGATGTCAGTTACGACAACGTCATCGGCCATGGCCTCAATGCTGAGGAGCTGAGTGCCAACCCCCGATTGGATCGGCACTGGGTTCAGAACCTCAACAGCGACCAAACCCTCCCGGTTGAGGATGCATCGATCGATGCCACCTTGATCGTTGCCGGTTGGCAATACCTGCAACAGCCCGAGCCGATCGCCGCTGAGCTGTGGCGGATCACCCGCCCCCGGGGCCAGGTGATCGTGGCGTTTTCCAATCGAATGTTCTTCACCAAGGCTCCCCAGGTCTGGACCGACGGTGATGACGGTGATCACCTGCGTTACGTCGCTGAGGTGTTGATGGCCCAGGGCTGGCCCCAGCCGGAGATCGTTGCCGAAGACACCCGCGCCGAGGGTGTGATGGGCTTGTTCGGTGGCAAGGGAGATCCTTTCTTTGCCGTCGTGGCCGAGAAACCTCTCTACTGA
- a CDS encoding chlorophyll a/b-binding protein, with product MSRPAFRYEEPERFGESLTTARPWNRSALTDVERLNGRVAMLGFLAAVVLEKATGLGIAGQLGAALRWYLQLG from the coding sequence ATGAGTCGGCCTGCTTTTCGTTACGAGGAACCGGAACGCTTCGGCGAGTCGCTCACCACAGCACGCCCCTGGAACCGGTCTGCCCTGACCGATGTGGAGCGGCTCAATGGCCGGGTGGCCATGCTCGGTTTCTTGGCTGCCGTGGTGCTTGAAAAAGCCACGGGCTTGGGAATCGCGGGTCAGCTTGGTGCAGCTCTGCGCTGGTACCTGCAGCTGGGTTGA
- a CDS encoding NUDIX hydrolase has translation MKPAVALAMLEREGRWLLQLRDDIDSIIYPGHWGLFGGHLDPGETASEAVHRELQEEIDWSPSVPLEPWFSDDSGNRVAHVFRGTLSVPVSQLQLKEGQEMKLVPLSDLVREAIWSERQQALRPVAPRLSIVIDRLLKEGHDH, from the coding sequence ATGAAGCCCGCCGTCGCCCTGGCCATGCTCGAGCGGGAAGGCCGATGGCTGCTCCAACTGCGCGACGACATCGACTCGATCATTTATCCGGGCCACTGGGGGTTGTTTGGTGGCCATCTCGATCCGGGAGAAACAGCCAGCGAAGCCGTGCACCGCGAATTGCAGGAGGAGATCGATTGGTCACCCAGCGTGCCGCTCGAACCATGGTTCAGCGATGACAGCGGCAACCGGGTGGCCCACGTGTTCCGCGGAACGCTCAGCGTGCCCGTGAGCCAACTGCAGTTGAAGGAGGGCCAGGAGATGAAGTTGGTGCCCCTCAGTGATCTGGTGCGTGAGGCCATCTGGAGTGAGCGGCAGCAGGCGCTCCGGCCTGTCGCTCCGCGCCTGTCGATCGTGATCGATCGGTTGCTGAAGGAGGGCCATGACCACTGA
- a CDS encoding ABC transporter ATP-binding protein, which yields MTTETWLDLRNVEAWLGHRPVLHKLNLLLKLRQSTTVLGPNGAGKSSLVKLIDRSLYPIVRPDAHLRLFGSETVNLWALRSRLGVVSSDMEQRLHPKTAVEEAVVSNFFGATRLGRDQKPSARQWEQARDLLDQLHLHSIRERCCGELSDGQRRRLLIARALVHQPEVLVLDEPSRTLDLQACHQLLAILRRLIQTGTTVVQVTHRVDTIVPEMERVLFLAEGRLVGDGSPREMLRPAELSELFNTPLNVVEAHGFRQVLPG from the coding sequence ATGACCACTGAAACCTGGCTCGATCTCCGCAATGTGGAGGCATGGCTGGGCCATCGGCCGGTGCTGCACAAGCTCAACCTGCTACTGAAACTGCGGCAGTCCACAACGGTGTTAGGGCCCAATGGCGCAGGCAAAAGCAGCCTGGTGAAACTGATCGACCGCAGCCTGTATCCCATCGTTCGCCCCGACGCTCATCTGCGGTTGTTTGGCAGCGAGACGGTGAACCTCTGGGCGCTGCGTAGCCGCCTTGGGGTGGTGTCGAGCGACATGGAACAGCGGCTTCACCCCAAAACAGCTGTTGAAGAGGCGGTGGTGAGCAATTTTTTTGGGGCCACCCGACTGGGCCGGGATCAGAAGCCCAGTGCGCGGCAATGGGAGCAGGCGCGGGATCTGCTCGATCAACTGCACCTCCACAGCATCCGCGAACGCTGCTGCGGAGAGCTGTCGGACGGACAGCGGCGCCGCCTGTTGATCGCTCGCGCCCTGGTTCACCAACCCGAGGTGCTGGTGCTGGATGAGCCGAGCCGTACCCTCGACCTCCAGGCCTGCCATCAGTTGCTGGCGATCCTGCGGCGCTTGATCCAAACGGGAACCACCGTGGTGCAGGTCACCCATCGGGTGGACACAATCGTTCCCGAGATGGAACGGGTGCTGTTTCTGGCAGAGGGACGTCTTGTTGGGGATGGAAGCCCACGGGAGATGCTGCGGCCCGCCGAACTGAGTGAACTGTTCAACACCCCGCTCAACGTGGTGGAAGCCCATGGCTTTCGCCAGGTTCTTCCGGGGTAG
- a CDS encoding metal ABC transporter permease, producing the protein MELLLEPLSHAFMVKALMISALVGGVCGLLSCFMTLKGWALMGDAVSHAVLPGVVVAYALGLPFSLGAFVFGVGSVAAIGFVKQKSRVKEDTVIGLVFTGFFALGLVLVSKTRSNIDLTHILFGNVLGISAGDVQQTLVISVLVLVLLLLFRRDLMLFCFDPTHARSIGINTGLLHYMLLGLLSLAAVAGLQTVGIILVVSMLVTPGATAYLLTDRFDRMTLLAVTSSVLSSVLGVFISYWTDSSTAGCIVLAQTAQFVLAFLLAPGQGVLRRL; encoded by the coding sequence ATGGAGCTTTTGCTGGAACCCCTCAGTCACGCCTTCATGGTGAAGGCGTTGATGATCAGTGCCCTGGTTGGGGGTGTTTGCGGGCTGTTGTCCTGCTTCATGACCCTGAAGGGATGGGCGTTGATGGGTGATGCCGTCTCCCATGCGGTCCTGCCTGGCGTGGTGGTTGCCTATGCCCTGGGCCTGCCCTTCTCCCTGGGGGCGTTCGTCTTCGGTGTGGGTTCCGTTGCCGCCATCGGCTTTGTGAAGCAGAAGTCGAGGGTGAAGGAAGACACCGTCATCGGGCTTGTCTTCACCGGTTTCTTCGCTCTGGGGCTCGTGCTCGTCTCCAAGACGCGCAGCAACATCGATCTCACCCACATCCTGTTTGGCAATGTGCTGGGGATCTCAGCGGGGGATGTGCAGCAGACCCTGGTGATTTCGGTGCTGGTTCTGGTACTGCTGCTGCTGTTCCGGCGGGACCTGATGCTCTTCTGCTTCGATCCCACCCACGCCCGATCGATCGGGATCAACACCGGACTCCTGCACTACATGCTGTTGGGACTCCTCTCCCTGGCCGCCGTTGCCGGTCTGCAGACCGTGGGAATCATCCTGGTGGTGTCGATGCTCGTCACCCCCGGGGCCACGGCCTATCTGCTCACCGATCGGTTCGACCGGATGACGCTGCTAGCCGTCACCAGCAGCGTGCTCTCCAGTGTGCTGGGGGTGTTCATCAGCTACTGGACCGACAGCTCCACCGCCGGTTGCATCGTGCTGGCGCAAACCGCGCAATTCGTGCTCGCCTTTCTTCTTGCACCTGGGCAGGGGGTGCTGCGGCGACTCTGA
- a CDS encoding 1-acyl-sn-glycerol-3-phosphate acyltransferase — MPRASTQNARPALRRLPTRPSRMVQAVVSRLLPLLFRSQGLELSHRDAAEALAEAFAAQHSGACNLLIAFRHPSTRDPVVMADLFWNGIPQAARRLKLQLPRPIQLRFLYDRGIPIWAGPVIGWLLQRSGGIAIHRGRLDRPALAQARGALAQGRYPLVVAPEGATNNLSGEMAPLEPGVAQLAFWAAEDLEKANDERPLVVLPIGIHYSWRHPNWIALEARLACLERHLGISSPDADSGNSETSSRDRLIQIGMNLLKALEQLERLKPDPAQTFSERIDAYRRHGLAKAETHFGLRAVGNLQERCRRIEQAAWDRIYREGVDQLPPLERSLADWEAREADLQLTRMRLVEHFTSVSGHYISDRPDFDRFAEMLLLVEEAIGWIEDKPWKGQPSLGPQRVEVQLGRALPVRPRLNQYRSNRSEAMQVFMQDLEQALVALMPDASRTMTTDAGEL, encoded by the coding sequence ATGCCTCGCGCCTCCACCCAGAACGCTCGTCCCGCACTGCGCCGGCTGCCCACCCGTCCCAGCCGGATGGTTCAGGCCGTGGTCAGCCGCCTGCTTCCGCTGCTCTTCCGCAGTCAGGGCCTTGAGCTGAGCCACCGTGATGCAGCAGAAGCCCTGGCCGAGGCCTTTGCAGCCCAGCACTCGGGGGCCTGCAATCTGCTGATCGCCTTTCGGCACCCCAGCACCCGAGATCCGGTGGTGATGGCGGATCTGTTCTGGAACGGCATTCCCCAGGCAGCACGGCGACTCAAGCTGCAGCTGCCACGACCCATCCAGCTGCGCTTTCTCTACGACCGCGGCATTCCGATCTGGGCTGGCCCGGTGATCGGCTGGCTGTTGCAACGCAGTGGCGGCATCGCCATCCACCGCGGCCGCTTGGATCGCCCAGCGCTGGCCCAGGCCCGCGGGGCTCTGGCCCAGGGGCGCTACCCGCTGGTGGTGGCACCGGAAGGAGCCACCAACAACCTCTCCGGCGAGATGGCGCCCTTGGAGCCGGGAGTGGCCCAGCTGGCGTTCTGGGCAGCGGAGGATCTGGAGAAAGCCAACGACGAGCGGCCGCTGGTGGTGTTGCCCATTGGCATTCACTACAGCTGGAGGCACCCCAACTGGATCGCCCTCGAAGCGCGACTGGCTTGTCTCGAACGCCATCTCGGCATCTCCTCCCCCGACGCCGACTCGGGCAATTCAGAGACCAGCAGTCGCGACCGGCTGATCCAGATCGGCATGAATCTGCTCAAAGCCCTTGAGCAGCTCGAACGGCTGAAGCCCGATCCAGCTCAGACCTTCAGCGAACGGATTGATGCCTACCGCCGGCATGGCCTGGCCAAAGCCGAAACCCATTTCGGCCTGCGTGCCGTCGGCAATCTTCAGGAGCGCTGCCGCCGGATCGAGCAGGCCGCCTGGGATCGGATCTACCGGGAGGGTGTTGATCAGCTTCCGCCACTGGAGCGGAGCCTGGCGGACTGGGAGGCACGGGAAGCCGACCTCCAACTCACCCGCATGCGACTGGTGGAGCATTTCACCAGCGTGAGTGGTCATTACATCAGTGATCGACCCGACTTTGACCGCTTTGCCGAGATGTTGCTGCTGGTGGAGGAAGCGATCGGCTGGATCGAAGACAAGCCCTGGAAGGGTCAGCCCAGCCTCGGCCCACAACGGGTGGAGGTGCAACTCGGACGAGCCTTGCCCGTGCGGCCTCGCCTGAATCAGTACCGCAGCAACCGTAGCGAGGCGATGCAAGTGTTCATGCAAGACCTGGAGCAGGCTCTCGTTGCCCTGATGCCCGACGCCTCTCGGACCATGACGACGGACGCGGGAGAGCTCTGA
- a CDS encoding metal ABC transporter ATP-binding protein, whose translation MRIQADQLCVDYNGTVALYDASLHLPAGCICGLVGMNGAGKSTFFKALTGFVRPSRGRIRINGSSVAEAQRHQAVAYVPQSEGVDAQFPVSVWDVVMMGRYGAMNALRIPRSSDRVAVRDALTRVDLLELADRPLGTLSGGQRKRTFLARAIAQRADVLLLDEPFNGVDVRTEQLMAQLFLQFRDEGRTILISTHDLGHVRDFCDLVVLINKTVLAYGETSEVFTPENLAMTFGGVPPDLLTGNSSPEETF comes from the coding sequence ATGCGCATTCAGGCCGACCAGCTCTGTGTGGACTACAACGGCACCGTTGCCCTGTACGACGCCAGCCTGCACCTGCCAGCCGGTTGCATCTGCGGTTTGGTGGGCATGAACGGTGCCGGTAAATCGACGTTCTTCAAGGCTCTCACTGGGTTTGTTCGCCCTTCGCGCGGCAGAATCCGGATCAACGGCAGCAGCGTTGCCGAAGCGCAGCGTCATCAAGCGGTTGCCTATGTGCCCCAGAGCGAAGGGGTGGATGCCCAGTTCCCCGTGTCGGTGTGGGATGTGGTGATGATGGGCCGCTACGGCGCGATGAATGCGTTGCGGATTCCCCGCAGCTCGGATCGTGTGGCTGTGCGGGACGCCTTGACGCGGGTTGATCTGCTGGAGCTGGCCGATCGTCCCCTTGGGACTCTCTCCGGTGGTCAGCGCAAGCGCACGTTCCTGGCTCGAGCCATCGCCCAGCGCGCTGATGTGCTGCTGCTGGATGAGCCCTTTAATGGGGTTGATGTGCGCACTGAGCAGCTGATGGCCCAGCTGTTTCTTCAGTTCCGCGACGAGGGCCGCACGATCCTGATCTCCACCCACGACCTGGGCCACGTTCGTGATTTTTGCGATCTGGTGGTTCTGATCAATAAGACCGTGCTCGCCTACGGGGAAACCTCAGAAGTGTTCACCCCCGAGAACCTCGCCATGACTTTCGGTGGCGTGCCGCCCGATCTGCTGACGGGCAACAGCTCCCCGGAGGAGACGTTCTAA